One part of the Helicobacter cetorum MIT 99-5656 genome encodes these proteins:
- a CDS encoding type I restriction endonuclease subunit R produces the protein MGLKEKDLEKSVIESLKENGYCYDAKIKPFKDLGLIQEDLLTFLKNTQTESYEELELDNPNKIKNFLETLQQEIKKNGVINCLKKGLEHPKAFSKIILFKLGIENMPKNIFRVCNQVVLNDRDESIDLMLCVNGIPLFSIEVKNHYTGQNVFDAKKQYQQRDPKTPLLAQCGVHFALDNDKIYFCTFLERENSVFLPFNDKNEKTSAFFYEKTLKRENISNLLENYLHYDKNKRLVFPRLHQLRVVEKLVEKIKQGLGKNYLIQHSAGSGKSHSITWLAFKLIKIVDCVLIVTDRKILDAQLKENVRHYSNSLHLYEHVNNAKELKECLLKNTQIIATTLQKFSFVGLEEKLYSKSFCVLIDEAHSSQSGEHNQNLQDVINNFSHLKQVSYIAFSATPKETTIEMFGTRNDENKLAPFDSYSMSQAIEEGFILDVLQNYTEIKTYYEVSKTIEDNPKFNPTRAKAQMRRIVEGSKEAIERKSKIIVEDFLKKRSKGLNSQARAMVVTESIDRAIKLYKRIKDLLKNSPYKALVAFSGSYENEENNYESENSLNGFKSEEIAKKFKKEPYRILVVANKFQTGFDEPLLTTMYVDKKLDKVNCVQTLSRLNRCYKNKHEVFILDFANTKEDIKKAFEPYYTSELFLKKESDISVLNNRLERLEKHRLYDEKLVNEALEYIKNPNCNIKKVDELLNPCIERYKSLDSSKQDEITQCIKSYIKYFSYFHCLIRIENIKQHKMYKFLKILDKKLKVQRAIDYEDLKSCIEVDYYNPEIKAQESILLSSQPQGLKAKNANIKERALNPKEYLDTLIQDFNEQHRDGNQDIISDDLKDEILKIAQEIAKNDAIKNTHKNNIDISSMVLEKLKKQWSMDLENQYYNNSSFKEWIHSKLPVLVMRHFSSTN, from the coding sequence ATGGGACTTAAAGAGAAAGATTTAGAAAAAAGTGTGATAGAAAGCCTTAAAGAAAATGGCTATTGTTATGATGCAAAAATCAAGCCTTTTAAAGACTTAGGCTTAATACAAGAAGATTTATTAACCTTTCTTAAAAATACGCAAACAGAAAGCTATGAAGAGCTAGAACTAGATAACCCTAATAAAATTAAAAACTTCTTAGAAACTTTACAGCAAGAAATCAAAAAAAATGGTGTCATTAATTGTCTTAAAAAGGGTCTAGAACACCCAAAGGCTTTTAGCAAAATCATTTTGTTTAAACTAGGCATTGAAAATATGCCTAAAAATATTTTTAGGGTGTGTAATCAAGTCGTATTAAATGACAGAGATGAAAGCATAGATTTAATGCTATGTGTTAATGGCATACCCCTTTTTAGTATAGAAGTGAAAAACCACTACACAGGCCAAAATGTATTTGACGCTAAAAAACAATACCAACAAAGAGACCCTAAAACCCCTTTACTTGCACAATGTGGTGTGCATTTTGCCTTAGATAATGACAAAATTTATTTTTGCACTTTTTTAGAGAGAGAAAATTCTGTCTTTTTACCCTTTAATGATAAGAATGAAAAAACGAGTGCCTTTTTTTATGAAAAAACTTTAAAGCGTGAAAATATCAGCAATCTATTAGAAAATTACTTGCATTATGATAAAAATAAGCGTTTGGTATTCCCTAGATTGCATCAATTAAGGGTGGTTGAAAAATTAGTTGAAAAAATCAAGCAAGGCTTAGGGAAAAACTATTTAATCCAACATAGTGCAGGCAGTGGCAAATCGCATTCTATCACTTGGCTAGCTTTTAAGCTGATAAAAATCGTGGATTGTGTGCTTATTGTTACAGATAGAAAGATTTTAGACGCACAGCTTAAAGAGAATGTGAGACACTATAGCAATAGTTTGCATCTTTATGAGCATGTTAATAATGCGAAAGAATTAAAAGAATGTCTTTTAAAAAACACTCAAATTATTGCAACCACTTTGCAAAAATTCTCTTTTGTAGGATTAGAGGAGAAATTATATTCTAAAAGCTTTTGTGTTTTGATTGATGAGGCGCATAGCTCACAAAGTGGGGAGCATAACCAAAACTTGCAAGATGTTATCAATAATTTTAGCCATTTAAAACAAGTCTCTTATATAGCCTTTAGTGCGACCCCTAAAGAAACGACTATAGAAATGTTTGGCACAAGAAATGATGAAAATAAATTAGCCCCTTTTGATAGTTATTCTATGTCTCAAGCCATAGAAGAGGGCTTTATTTTAGATGTGTTGCAAAATTATACAGAGATTAAAACCTATTATGAAGTGTCTAAGACAATAGAAGATAACCCTAAGTTTAACCCCACTAGAGCTAAAGCTCAAATGAGACGCATTGTAGAAGGAAGTAAAGAAGCGATTGAAAGAAAGTCTAAAATCATTGTAGAAGATTTTCTTAAGAAAAGGTCTAAGGGGCTAAACTCTCAAGCAAGAGCTATGGTAGTAACTGAGAGTATAGATAGGGCGATTAAATTATACAAAAGGATTAAAGATTTACTCAAAAATAGCCCTTATAAAGCACTTGTAGCCTTTAGTGGGAGTTATGAAAATGAAGAAAATAATTATGAGAGTGAAAATAGTTTGAATGGCTTTAAAAGTGAAGAGATTGCTAAGAAGTTTAAAAAAGAGCCTTATAGAATTTTAGTGGTGGCTAATAAATTTCAAACCGGTTTTGATGAACCATTACTAACAACTATGTATGTGGATAAAAAGCTTGATAAGGTTAATTGTGTGCAGACTTTGTCTCGTTTAAATCGTTGCTATAAAAATAAGCATGAAGTTTTTATTTTGGATTTTGCTAATACTAAAGAAGATATTAAAAAAGCGTTTGAGCCTTATTATACAAGTGAGCTATTTTTAAAAAAAGAGAGCGATATTAGTGTTTTAAATAATCGTTTAGAAAGGCTAGAAAAACACCGCCTATATGATGAAAAATTAGTTAATGAAGCGCTAGAATATATTAAAAATCCTAATTGCAATATTAAAAAAGTAGATGAGCTTTTAAATCCTTGCATAGAACGCTATAAAAGCTTAGATAGTAGCAAGCAAGATGAAATCACGCAATGCATTAAAAGCTATATAAAGTATTTTAGCTATTTTCATTGTCTCATTAGAATTGAGAATATCAAGCAACACAAAATGTATAAATTTTTAAAGATTCTAGATAAGAAGCTTAAAGTCCAAAGAGCTATAGATTATGAAGATTTAAAAAGTTGTATAGAAGTGGATTATTATAACCCTGAAATAAAGGCACAAGAAAGCATTTTATTAAGCTCTCAACCTCAAGGATTGAAAGCCAAAAATGCAAACATTAAAGAAAGAGCCTTAAACCCTAAAGAATATTTAGATACTTTAATCCAAGATTTTAACGAGCAACATAGAGATGGTAATCAAGACATTATTAGCGATGATTTAAAAGATGAAATTCTTAAAATCGCACAAGAAATCGCAAAGAACGATGCTATAAAAAACACCCACAAAAATAACATAGATATTAGCTCTATGGTATTAGAAAAGCTAAAAAAGCAGTGGTCTATGGATTTAGAAAATCAATACTATAACAACAGCTCTTTTAAAGAATGGATTCATTCTAAATTGCCAGTTTTAGTAATGCGTCATTTTTCATCAACTAACTAA
- the fliW gene encoding flagellar assembly protein FliW encodes MLFDVKVPILGFETIHKMELQKIDEIFLRLSNAEDNAPVSFTLVNPFALRKYEFEVPTPLKILLELEEAKNVLIANIMVVQMPIELSTVNYLAPLVFNFDKQLMGQVVLDSNKYPHYHLRENILSHHNEVDASGNA; translated from the coding sequence ATGCTTTTTGATGTAAAAGTGCCTATTTTGGGGTTTGAGACCATTCATAAAATGGAATTACAAAAGATTGATGAAATCTTTTTGCGTTTGAGTAATGCAGAAGATAACGCCCCTGTATCTTTTACGCTTGTAAATCCTTTCGCCCTAAGAAAATATGAGTTTGAAGTGCCTACTCCTTTAAAAATCCTTTTGGAGCTAGAAGAGGCAAAGAATGTGCTAATTGCTAATATTATGGTGGTTCAAATGCCCATTGAGCTTTCTACGGTGAATTACCTAGCCCCTTTGGTGTTCAATTTTGACAAGCAGCTTATGGGGCAAGTGGTGCTAGATTCTAACAAATACCCCCATTATCACTTGAGAGAGAATATTTTAAGCCATCACAATGAAGTGGACGCTAGTGGCAACGCTTGA
- a CDS encoding N-6 DNA methylase, with protein sequence MSASINAKISEVTNFIWQVADKFLYSRGFQKTDYRDVILPMTLIARLDSALKCACFNQGTCKNCKTEQTISNYKDQQLNNDEIHRRLLDKQTTFYNLSGLVLKDIAKEKNETIKDTFKTYLEGFSLNVQNILDNFDGTKRKWKGSIETLDKNNNLGGVISFFINDIDLSIQNLDNHCMGTIFEELLRRFNEEENAESGQHYTLRDAIELMAQIAINPLLDNFENRKYSIYDGACGTLGMATIGANKLLEIAQAKNITDLAGYLELYGQEVESSTCAIAQTDLLLSDFKGKIEHANTLIDDKFPHSTFDFMLSNPPFGVSFAEDAKHYNFETDFRFKKILDEEEVSLLPSKSDSQFLFLLNNISKMFDNNNTSRIVEVHNGSVLFSGDALSGESNTRRYLIEQDFLETIIALPKNMFYNTGINTYLWILTNHKEDKRKHKIQLIDAREIYSKRNKNLGTKNAEFSHANQQEILKLYNDFLEQENSKIFDNTDFGYLKVTINRPLRLSVHLNNQTFTQFKDALNNKPLKALNELTPLTKILETFLTDTPYKDFNAFKLEFNKLAKAHKLKQNVKTLEKHKDLSAILFKIDENAQIVLDDKNNKIADPNLKESEKIPLNYDKSLNIPTPLNLKDKEHIRILETLIKSYLNAEILPYNSDAYYDSTLKDSLKLGYEINFNKIFYTQENTESLETLALQLKDLEQEIALQLKEILEGAS encoded by the coding sequence ATGAGTGCTAGTATCAACGCAAAAATTTCAGAAGTTACCAATTTCATTTGGCAAGTAGCCGATAAGTTTTTATATTCTAGGGGGTTTCAAAAAACAGATTATAGAGATGTGATTTTACCTATGACTTTAATTGCTAGGTTAGATAGCGCCTTGAAATGCGCTTGTTTTAATCAAGGAACTTGCAAAAATTGTAAAACCGAACAAACTATCTCAAATTACAAAGACCAACAATTAAATAATGATGAAATCCATAGGCGACTACTAGATAAACAGACTACTTTCTACAATCTCTCTGGCTTAGTTTTAAAAGATATTGCTAAAGAGAAGAACGAAACCATTAAAGATACATTTAAAACCTATTTAGAGGGCTTTTCTCTCAATGTGCAAAATATTTTAGATAATTTTGATGGCACTAAAAGAAAATGGAAAGGCTCTATTGAAACTTTAGATAAAAACAACAATTTAGGGGGCGTGATAAGTTTTTTTATCAATGACATTGATTTGAGCATACAAAACTTAGACAACCATTGCATGGGTACGATTTTTGAAGAACTTTTAAGAAGATTTAACGAAGAAGAAAATGCAGAAAGCGGTCAGCACTACACCCTAAGAGACGCTATAGAGCTTATGGCTCAAATTGCTATCAATCCTTTGTTAGATAACTTTGAAAATCGTAAATACAGCATTTATGATGGGGCTTGTGGAACTTTAGGAATGGCAACCATTGGGGCTAACAAGCTTTTAGAAATCGCTCAAGCTAAAAATATTACAGACTTAGCAGGGTATTTAGAGCTTTATGGACAAGAAGTAGAAAGCTCTACTTGTGCTATCGCACAAACTGACTTACTCTTAAGCGATTTTAAGGGTAAAATAGAGCATGCAAACACACTCATTGATGATAAATTCCCCCACTCTACATTTGATTTTATGCTTTCTAATCCCCCCTTTGGCGTAAGCTTTGCCGAAGATGCCAAGCATTACAATTTTGAAACTGATTTTCGTTTTAAAAAAATTTTAGATGAAGAAGAAGTCTCACTTCTACCTAGCAAAAGCGATTCGCAATTTTTATTCTTACTCAATAATATCTCTAAAATGTTTGACAACAACAATACCAGCCGTATTGTAGAAGTGCATAATGGCTCGGTGCTTTTTAGTGGCGATGCTCTTAGTGGCGAGAGCAACACAAGACGCTATTTAATAGAACAAGATTTTTTAGAAACTATCATCGCTCTACCTAAAAACATGTTTTATAACACCGGCATTAACACCTATCTATGGATACTCACTAACCATAAAGAAGACAAAAGAAAGCATAAAATCCAGCTCATTGACGCTAGAGAAATTTATTCCAAACGCAATAAAAATCTAGGCACCAAAAACGCCGAATTTAGCCACGCTAACCAACAAGAGATTTTAAAACTCTACAATGATTTTTTAGAGCAAGAAAATTCTAAAATTTTTGATAACACAGATTTTGGCTATCTCAAAGTAACTATCAATCGCCCCTTAAGATTAAGCGTGCATCTTAATAACCAAACATTTACACAATTTAAAGACGCCTTAAATAACAAGCCCTTAAAAGCTTTAAATGAGCTAACCCCCTTAACAAAAATCTTAGAAACTTTTCTTACAGATACCCCCTATAAGGATTTTAACGCCTTTAAATTAGAGTTTAACAAACTCGCTAAAGCCCATAAATTAAAGCAAAATGTAAAAACCTTAGAAAAACACAAAGATTTAAGCGCCATTTTATTTAAAATTGATGAAAACGCTCAAATTGTGCTAGATGATAAAAACAACAAAATAGCCGACCCTAATTTAAAAGAAAGCGAAAAAATCCCCCTAAACTATGATAAAAGCTTAAACATTCCTACCCCCTTAAACCTAAAAGATAAAGAGCATATTCGCATTTTAGAAACTTTAATAAAAAGCTATCTTAACGCAGAAATTCTGCCCTATAATAGCGATGCTTATTATGATAGCACGCTAAAAGACAGCCTTAAATTAGGTTATGAAATCAATTTTAATAAAATCTTTTACACGCAAGAAAACACAGAAAGCCTAGAAACTCTAGCCTTACAACTTAAAGATTTAGAACAAGAAATTGCGTTGCAATTAAAAGAAATTTTAGAGGGGGCTAGTTAA
- a CDS encoding prephenate dehydrogenase produces MQAGIIGLGLMGGSLGLDLQELGYFRNILGYDSNALHAQQALTLGLVDECVEFEKILECDVIFLAIPVEGIILCLQKMTSIKEEATIIDLGGAKHNIVKSVPQIIRKNFIAAHPMCGTEFYGPKASVKGLYENALVILCDLEDSGAHQVKLAKEIFLGIKARLVKMKSSEHDAHTAYISHLPHVLSYALANSVLKQKNPETILSLAGGGFRDMSRISKSSPLMWKDIFKQNRDNILEAIEKCETEITQVKTWIKNNDDESLEKWMAQANKLQEFM; encoded by the coding sequence ATGCAAGCAGGAATTATTGGCTTAGGACTTATGGGTGGAAGCTTAGGCTTAGATTTACAAGAATTAGGCTATTTTAGAAATATTTTAGGCTATGATTCTAATGCTTTGCACGCCCAGCAAGCCTTGACTTTAGGGCTTGTAGATGAGTGCGTAGAATTTGAAAAAATCCTAGAATGCGATGTGATTTTTTTAGCCATTCCGGTTGAGGGCATTATTCTTTGCTTGCAAAAAATGACTTCTATTAAAGAAGAAGCGACTATTATTGATTTGGGCGGAGCTAAGCATAACATCGTTAAAAGCGTTCCACAGATTATTCGTAAGAATTTCATCGCCGCACACCCCATGTGTGGGACAGAATTTTATGGCCCTAAAGCAAGCGTCAAAGGGCTGTATGAAAACGCCCTTGTCATTTTATGTGATTTAGAAGATTCAGGAGCTCATCAAGTTAAACTCGCTAAAGAAATTTTTTTAGGCATAAAAGCTCGCTTAGTTAAAATGAAGTCTAGCGAGCATGACGCTCACACCGCTTACATCAGCCATTTACCCCATGTCTTAAGCTATGCCTTAGCTAATAGTGTGTTAAAACAAAAAAACCCAGAGACCATTCTTTCTTTAGCAGGTGGGGGCTTTAGAGATATGAGCAGAATCTCTAAAAGTTCGCCCTTAATGTGGAAAGATATTTTCAAGCAAAACAGAGACAATATCTTAGAAGCCATTGAAAAATGCGAAACAGAGATAACTCAAGTTAAGACTTGGATTAAAAACAACGATGATGAAAGCTTAGAAAAATGGATGGCACAAGCTAACAAGCTCCAAGAGTTTATGTGA
- a CDS encoding outer membrane protein assembly factor BamD produces MKTFKQLLFIVIVAIIIGSGCAGSKKKKNEYNKPAIFWYQGILREILFANLETADNYYSSLQSEHINSPLVPEAMLALGQAHMKKKEYVLASFYFDEYIKRFGTEKNVDYLTFLKLQSHYYAFKNHSKDQEFISNAIGSLGDFIEKYPNSRYRPYVEYMQIKFILGQNELNRAIANVYKKRHKPEGVKRYLERVDETLEKETKPKPSHMPWYVFIFDW; encoded by the coding sequence ATGAAAACCTTTAAACAACTTCTTTTTATCGTCATAGTAGCCATAATTATAGGTAGTGGCTGTGCTGGCAGCAAGAAAAAAAAGAATGAATACAACAAACCCGCCATATTTTGGTATCAGGGAATTTTACGAGAAATCCTTTTTGCTAATTTAGAGACAGCTGATAATTACTATTCGTCCTTGCAGAGTGAGCATATTAACTCCCCCCTTGTTCCAGAAGCGATGTTAGCCTTAGGGCAAGCCCACATGAAAAAGAAAGAATATGTCTTGGCGTCTTTTTATTTTGATGAATACATCAAACGCTTTGGAACTGAAAAAAATGTGGATTATTTGACTTTCTTAAAACTCCAGTCGCATTATTACGCTTTCAAAAACCACTCCAAAGACCAAGAATTTATCTCTAATGCTATCGGAAGTTTGGGCGATTTCATAGAAAAATACCCTAACAGCCGCTACCGCCCCTATGTAGAATACATGCAAATCAAATTTATTTTGGGGCAGAATGAACTCAATCGTGCCATTGCAAATGTCTATAAAAAACGCCATAAACCTGAAGGCGTAAAACGCTATTTAGAAAGGGTAGATGAGACTTTAGAAAAAGAAACTAAACCTAAGCCATCACACATGCCTTGGTATGTATTTATTTTTGACTGGTAG
- the lon gene encoding endopeptidase La produces the protein MNMTEDFPKILPLVVEEDTFLYPFMIAPIFLQNDASIRAATHAKDNNSLVFVACQKEKVSTNEAPYYDVGVIASIMRKTNMPNGRVKLLLNGIAKGRIVSIAREHAEGFLEAQISPIEYLEYNTENIQAIVEVLKEKVTTLANVSSFFPPDLIKALEDNDDPNRIADLVAAALHLKKEQAYHLFASNNTEQRLLDLIDIIIEETKTQKLQKEIKNKVHKKMEQVNKEYFLKEQLKQIQKELGTDKQRDEDLNQYYQKLESIKPFLKEEAFKEIKKQIDRLSRTHVDSSDSATLQNYIETMLDVPFGQYEKKALNIKHVKEQLDSDHYSLKRPKERIVEYFATMQLLEMRQNQDKNKEEKKDKAKGTILCFYGPPGVGKTSLANSIAKAIERPLVRIALGGLEDVNELRGHRRTYLGSMPGRIVQGLIEAKKMNPVIVLDEIDKVDRSVRGDPASALLEILDPEQNVAFRDNYANFSIDLSQVIFIATANDIYNIPAPLRDRMEFISVSSYTPNEKEEIAKNYLIPQELEKHALKPSEVNISDECLKLIIEKYTREAGVRDLRRQIATLMRKVALKYLEDSENEPKISKKSKGRPKKDALDKNEKNTDKTNSDKKLSPFCVSITPKNIKDYLERMVFEIDPIDEENKIGVINGLAWTPVGGDVLKIEAIKIRGKGELKLTGSLGDVMKESALIAFSVIKVLLDEEKLKAPKIASETFKDEKGKKKKKSLKVYNAYDLHVHVPEGATPKDGPSAGIAMASVIASILCDRKARSDIAMTGELTLSGEVLPIGGLKEKLIAAFKAGIKTALIPVKNYERDLDEIPTEVRNNLEIIAVKNVIEVLEKTLL, from the coding sequence ATGAATATGACTGAAGATTTTCCTAAAATTCTGCCCCTAGTGGTGGAAGAAGACACTTTTTTATACCCCTTTATGATAGCCCCCATTTTTTTACAAAATGATGCGAGCATCAGGGCAGCAACGCATGCTAAGGACAATAATTCATTAGTCTTTGTTGCATGCCAAAAAGAAAAAGTATCTACCAATGAAGCCCCTTATTATGATGTGGGAGTGATTGCAAGCATTATGCGTAAAACGAATATGCCTAATGGGCGTGTGAAATTGCTCCTTAATGGTATCGCTAAAGGTCGTATTGTAAGCATAGCCAGAGAGCATGCTGAAGGGTTTTTAGAAGCTCAAATAAGCCCCATTGAGTATTTAGAATACAACACAGAAAATATCCAAGCTATCGTAGAAGTTTTGAAAGAAAAAGTTACCACTCTAGCCAATGTTAGCTCATTCTTTCCCCCTGATTTGATTAAAGCCTTAGAAGATAATGACGACCCCAATCGTATCGCTGATTTAGTGGCAGCGGCATTGCATCTCAAAAAAGAGCAAGCCTACCATCTTTTTGCCAGCAATAACACCGAGCAACGCTTATTAGATTTAATTGATATTATCATAGAAGAGACCAAGACCCAAAAGCTCCAAAAAGAGATTAAAAACAAAGTCCATAAGAAAATGGAGCAAGTCAATAAGGAGTATTTTCTCAAAGAGCAACTCAAACAAATCCAAAAAGAGCTTGGCACAGACAAACAACGAGATGAAGATTTAAACCAATATTATCAAAAGCTAGAAAGCATTAAGCCTTTCTTAAAAGAAGAAGCTTTTAAAGAAATCAAAAAACAAATTGATAGATTGAGTAGAACCCATGTAGATAGCTCTGATAGCGCGACCTTACAAAACTATATAGAGACTATGTTAGATGTGCCTTTTGGTCAATATGAAAAAAAGGCTCTCAATATCAAACATGTTAAAGAGCAATTAGACAGCGACCACTATTCATTAAAAAGACCCAAAGAGCGTATTGTAGAATACTTTGCCACCATGCAACTTTTAGAAATGCGTCAAAATCAAGATAAAAACAAGGAAGAGAAAAAAGACAAAGCCAAAGGCACGATTCTATGTTTTTACGGGCCTCCGGGCGTGGGTAAAACAAGCTTAGCTAATTCTATTGCTAAAGCCATAGAACGCCCACTAGTAAGAATCGCCTTAGGGGGCTTAGAAGATGTGAATGAATTAAGGGGACATAGACGCACCTACTTAGGCTCAATGCCTGGGCGCATTGTGCAAGGACTCATTGAGGCTAAAAAGATGAATCCGGTTATCGTTTTAGATGAAATTGACAAAGTGGATAGAAGTGTTAGGGGCGATCCAGCGAGTGCTTTATTAGAGATTTTAGACCCTGAACAAAATGTCGCTTTTAGGGATAATTATGCGAATTTTAGCATTGATTTATCGCAAGTGATTTTTATCGCCACAGCTAATGATATTTATAATATTCCAGCTCCTTTGAGAGATAGAATGGAATTTATCAGCGTATCAAGCTACACCCCTAATGAAAAAGAAGAAATCGCTAAAAACTATCTCATTCCCCAAGAATTAGAAAAGCACGCCCTAAAGCCCAGCGAAGTAAATATTAGCGATGAATGTTTGAAGCTCATTATTGAAAAATACACTAGAGAAGCAGGCGTTAGAGATTTACGCAGACAAATCGCTACACTTATGCGTAAAGTCGCTCTAAAATACCTAGAAGATAGCGAAAATGAGCCTAAAATTTCTAAAAAATCTAAAGGGCGCCCCAAAAAAGATGCGTTAGATAAAAATGAGAAAAACACAGACAAAACAAATTCTGACAAAAAGCTTTCACCTTTTTGTGTCTCTATCACGCCTAAAAACATTAAAGACTATTTAGAACGCATGGTGTTTGAAATTGACCCCATAGATGAAGAAAATAAAATCGGCGTTATCAATGGCTTAGCATGGACTCCAGTGGGTGGTGATGTGCTTAAAATTGAAGCGATTAAAATTAGGGGTAAGGGCGAATTAAAGCTTACCGGAAGTTTAGGCGATGTGATGAAAGAATCCGCTCTTATTGCCTTTTCTGTTATCAAGGTCTTGCTTGATGAAGAGAAGTTAAAAGCCCCTAAAATTGCTAGCGAGACCTTTAAAGATGAGAAAGGCAAGAAAAAGAAAAAATCGCTTAAAGTTTATAACGCTTATGATTTGCATGTGCATGTGCCTGAAGGGGCTACACCTAAAGATGGCCCAAGTGCTGGAATTGCTATGGCAAGTGTCATTGCGAGCATTTTATGCGATAGAAAAGCAAGAAGTGATATCGCTATGACAGGCGAATTGACACTAAGCGGGGAAGTCTTACCTATAGGGGGGCTGAAAGAAAAGTTGATTGCCGCTTTTAAAGCCGGCATTAAAACCGCTCTAATTCCTGTCAAAAATTACGAGAGAGATTTAGATGAAATCCCCACTGAAGTGCGTAATAACCTAGAAATTATCGCTGTTAAAAATGTCATAGAAGTGTTAGAAAAAACCTTACTTTAA
- a CDS encoding restriction endonuclease subunit S — MPKPLKNLKNTLNDYLGELPKHWGVSRLLNIEYVRGVTYSSLDEINGDNGHRILRANNISLNGGLNFDNIKTISFQSKVKETQKLKKDDIFMCVASGSMENLGKVAYIEKDLNYYFGAFMSVLRIHNKNISSKYIFYYLKSSNFREFLDLSTSSTTINNLNMETIKSLKIPLPPLKEQEKIAEYLDKKVSGIDKSLQTTKTLKEKLKSLKNALITECVTKGLDKHTTYQNTPIDYLKEIPKHWGVKKLKHVILSLTTGLNPRNYFTFDTPDATNFFITIHELKNGKITPNETTCKINNEALKLCNKRAKLEVNDILFSGKGTIGEVAVIDKEPKNWCINEAIYAIKPNLSLIAPYFLYYVLQSQVIKEQCFNNSFSNTITNLIMSNLKNFVLPLPPLKEQEKIAEYLDKEVSKIDTLSNTLSQLENTLKAFKKALISDCVLGKKEIK, encoded by the coding sequence ATGCCAAAACCTTTAAAAAATTTAAAAAATACGCTTAATGATTATCTAGGGGAATTGCCTAAACATTGGGGGGTTAGTAGGTTATTGAATATTGAGTATGTTCGTGGTGTAACATATAGTAGCTTAGATGAAATAAATGGGGATAATGGACATAGAATTTTAAGGGCTAATAATATTTCACTTAATGGGGGTTTGAATTTTGACAACATTAAAACCATCTCCTTTCAATCAAAGGTTAAGGAAACCCAAAAGCTAAAAAAAGATGATATTTTCATGTGTGTAGCAAGTGGCAGTATGGAAAATCTTGGAAAAGTTGCCTACATTGAAAAAGATTTAAATTATTATTTTGGGGCTTTTATGAGTGTATTACGCATTCATAATAAAAACATAAGTTCTAAATACATTTTCTATTACTTAAAGAGTTCAAATTTTAGAGAATTTTTAGACTTAAGCACTTCATCAACAACTATCAACAATTTAAACATGGAAACCATAAAATCCCTTAAAATCCCCCTACCCCCCTTAAAAGAGCAAGAAAAAATCGCAGAGTATTTAGATAAAAAAGTATCTGGTATTGACAAAAGCTTACAAACCACCAAAACCCTAAAAGAAAAGCTTAAAAGCCTTAAAAACGCTCTCATTACAGAATGTGTAACTAAAGGCTTAGACAAACACACAACCTATCAAAACACCCCCATAGACTATCTAAAAGAAATCCCTAAACATTGGGGGGTAAAGAAATTAAAACATGTTATTTTATCTTTAACGACAGGTTTAAACCCAAGAAATTATTTTACTTTTGATACACCCGATGCAACAAACTTTTTTATCACTATCCATGAATTAAAAAATGGAAAAATCACTCCAAATGAAACAACTTGTAAAATCAATAATGAAGCCTTGAAGCTCTGCAACAAGAGAGCCAAGCTAGAAGTAAATGATATTTTATTTTCGGGTAAAGGAACAATAGGCGAAGTAGCTGTGATTGACAAAGAACCAAAAAATTGGTGTATCAACGAGGCTATCTATGCTATAAAGCCTAACTTATCTTTAATTGCCCCTTATTTCTTATATTATGTTTTACAATCTCAAGTTATTAAAGAACAATGCTTTAATAATTCATTTAGTAATACGATTACCAATTTAATTATGAGTAATTTAAAAAATTTTGTTTTACCCCTACCCCCCTTAAAAGAGCAAGAAAAAATCGCAGAATATTTAGATAAAGAAGTTTCAAAAATTGACACCCTTTCTAATACCTTAAGCCAACTAGAAAACACCCTTAAAGCTTTCAAAAAAGCTTTGATTAGCGATTGTGTTTTGGGGAAGAAGGAAATCAAATAA